Proteins encoded together in one Desulfovibrio sp. window:
- a CDS encoding DUF3164 family protein produces MIEVNGVQHMQNSQGHLVPVDRVDPVDKLRDETVRELIDMAKGLSGGLREGRTKMLDAVAAFVSISGEQYGSKVGGEKGNVTLHSYDGSLKVQRAMQDRITFDERLQAARTLINECLRDWSEGANANLRAIVDAAWETDRDGNVSTSRILGLRAIKVKDDERWDQAMKALTDSMQVVYSKSFIRVYEKDAYGEFQPIPLDIAKV; encoded by the coding sequence ATGATTGAAGTTAACGGCGTACAGCACATGCAAAACTCCCAGGGCCACCTTGTGCCTGTGGATCGCGTTGATCCAGTCGACAAGCTGCGTGATGAAACCGTGCGGGAACTCATAGACATGGCTAAAGGTCTTTCCGGAGGTCTGCGTGAAGGTCGCACGAAAATGCTTGATGCCGTTGCGGCCTTTGTCTCCATATCCGGCGAGCAATATGGCTCAAAAGTTGGCGGAGAAAAGGGCAACGTCACCCTGCACAGCTATGACGGAAGCCTGAAGGTTCAACGGGCCATGCAGGATCGCATCACCTTTGATGAACGCCTTCAGGCTGCGCGGACGCTTATCAATGAATGCCTGCGGGATTGGTCTGAAGGTGCCAATGCCAACTTGCGCGCCATTGTTGATGCCGCATGGGAAACGGACAGGGACGGTAACGTGTCCACTTCACGCATCCTCGGCCTGCGAGCCATCAAAGTGAAGGATGATGAACGTTGGGATCAGGCCATGAAAGCCCTGACGGACAGCATGCAGGTGGTTTACAGCAAATCGTTCATTCGCGTGTACGAAAAAGACGCATACGGCGAGTTCCAGCCCATACCGCTGGATATTGCCAAGGTATAG
- a CDS encoding DUF2786 domain-containing protein, with translation MSNLAEKKKRIIDKIRKLLRLSSSSNEHEAAAAAAKAQELLSEYNLSLDSMITEECASEMTASRAYKKTRQRLESWAYTLASGVSNAFDCKYYHDPDVGETVFVGCEPDTSVCSWTYGYLYKTLLSLASAHMRGPARRLRSTRSKKAARLSFLLGAVMVISRRLKDQKKATPITPGMLVPFKEAAISKAMPELRERAAPQTKIRDFDFEAGMDAGHAIHLSTPLSTTRPNLQRLG, from the coding sequence ATGAGCAACCTCGCTGAAAAGAAGAAAAGGATCATTGATAAGATTCGTAAGCTATTGCGCCTTTCAAGCTCCAGTAATGAGCATGAAGCCGCCGCCGCAGCAGCCAAGGCCCAGGAACTGCTTTCTGAATATAATCTGTCCCTGGATTCCATGATCACGGAAGAATGTGCTTCAGAAATGACGGCTTCGCGGGCATATAAGAAAACTCGGCAGCGTCTTGAATCGTGGGCATACACCCTGGCTTCGGGCGTTTCCAACGCGTTTGACTGCAAATACTATCATGACCCTGATGTTGGTGAGACAGTATTCGTTGGCTGCGAACCGGATACGAGTGTTTGCAGTTGGACGTACGGCTACCTTTATAAAACGTTGCTGTCTCTGGCCTCGGCACACATGCGCGGCCCCGCGCGCCGCTTGCGCTCTACAAGGTCAAAAAAGGCTGCAAGACTCTCATTCCTGCTCGGGGCTGTGATGGTCATATCTCGCCGCCTGAAGGATCAAAAAAAGGCAACTCCGATCACCCCCGGAATGCTTGTCCCCTTCAAAGAGGCTGCGATCAGCAAGGCCATGCCCGAGCTTCGGGAAAGAGCAGCCCCCCAAACAAAGATCAGAGACTTTGACTTTGAGGCTGGAATGGATGCAGGCCATGCCATTCACCTCTCAACACCCCTATCGACCACACGCCCAAACCTCCAGCGTTTGGGCTAA
- a CDS encoding Mor transcription activator family protein, protein MSSDGQQFLESVEAAMRSRGIATEVARAVLIDVSLEWGGQQVYILLRSPYIAHAVMADFNGSNAGELATKYRISRAQVYRLIDQARAAKRGERAEQIRLPGV, encoded by the coding sequence ATGAGTAGTGACGGACAGCAATTCCTTGAGAGTGTTGAAGCCGCCATGCGCTCGCGCGGCATCGCCACCGAGGTGGCCCGGGCGGTTTTGATAGATGTTTCGCTCGAATGGGGAGGGCAGCAGGTCTACATCCTGCTGCGCTCCCCTTATATTGCCCACGCTGTAATGGCCGACTTCAACGGCAGCAATGCAGGCGAGCTGGCCACAAAATATCGTATATCACGCGCCCAGGTATACCGCCTTATAGATCAGGCCCGCGCCGCAAAACGCGGCGAACGCGCCGAACAGATCCGGTTGCCTGGGGTGTAG
- a CDS encoding DUF5420 family protein → MSVTKNFFIGEGPEAEALIAEVKELREAANNARDVVQKEYGADGLVLHGRGGEVCGLAFIEKQNKPFLKGEVRLEKGFGYYPKLNCKQGKELASKLEAPELQFNTNDYILSKLKLHRMCDGPHRASRTGMALYLSVAGYAKNKILVSIPGPKDLDRMHGDPMPEVPTWFREVKESEWLAAQGK, encoded by the coding sequence ATGAGTGTGACGAAAAATTTCTTCATCGGTGAAGGCCCTGAAGCGGAGGCCCTGATTGCGGAAGTGAAAGAGCTTCGCGAGGCAGCCAACAATGCGCGCGATGTTGTTCAGAAGGAATATGGCGCTGACGGCCTTGTGCTTCATGGACGTGGTGGAGAAGTCTGCGGATTGGCGTTCATAGAAAAGCAGAACAAACCATTCCTTAAAGGCGAAGTCCGTCTTGAAAAAGGCTTTGGGTATTACCCGAAGCTTAACTGTAAGCAGGGGAAAGAACTGGCCTCCAAGCTGGAAGCGCCTGAACTTCAATTCAATACCAACGATTATATCCTCAGCAAGCTCAAGCTCCACAGGATGTGCGATGGCCCGCACCGCGCATCCCGCACGGGTATGGCTCTGTACCTTTCGGTTGCTGGATATGCGAAGAATAAAATTCTCGTGAGCATTCCAGGCCCAAAAGACCTCGACCGCATGCACGGCGATCCTATGCCGGAAGTGCCCACATGGTTCCGAGAGGTCAAAGAATCCGAGTGGCTGGCAGCCCAGGGCAAATAG
- a CDS encoding regulatory protein GemA, with the protein MQSRAGLIRTIQTGRKVLNMDDHTYHDMLRNLTGAESCTVLNETDLKRVLVHLRERGFAPKESPTKGPQRKVRSLWLTLADAGAVENRDFKATDAYVTRQTGFSMRKASPGDLSAVIEQLKRWLERYE; encoded by the coding sequence ATGCAATCAAGAGCCGGACTCATTAGGACCATTCAGACAGGCCGTAAAGTGCTGAACATGGATGATCACACATACCATGACATGCTTCGCAACCTCACGGGCGCGGAATCATGCACGGTGCTGAACGAGACCGACCTTAAGCGAGTCCTGGTGCACCTCCGCGAAAGAGGATTTGCTCCCAAAGAATCGCCCACTAAAGGACCCCAGCGCAAGGTGCGGTCTCTGTGGCTTACCCTGGCAGATGCAGGGGCGGTCGAAAACCGTGATTTCAAGGCCACAGACGCCTATGTGACCCGTCAGACCGGGTTCTCAATGCGCAAGGCATCACCCGGAGATCTATCGGCAGTCATAGAGCAGCTTAAGCGCTGGCTGGAGCGTTATGAGTAG
- a CDS encoding DUF1090 domain-containing protein, whose protein sequence is MIKNIIKIASMCACAVVVSAFAVSVRAEGICTKKIAELERQLSIAKQHKNTGKAAGLERALENVRTWCTDDGELAEAKIKVLEKQEKVAERQAELDKATAQGVARKKIEKRQQKLREAQDELKEAEKVRDTMQQDAKK, encoded by the coding sequence ATGATCAAAAATATTATAAAGATAGCTTCTATGTGCGCTTGCGCAGTCGTGGTTTCCGCCTTTGCCGTGTCGGTGCGCGCAGAAGGTATCTGCACTAAAAAAATAGCCGAGCTTGAACGTCAGTTGAGCATCGCCAAGCAGCACAAGAACACGGGCAAGGCGGCCGGACTTGAGCGCGCTCTGGAAAACGTGCGCACGTGGTGCACGGATGACGGCGAACTGGCCGAAGCAAAAATCAAGGTGCTTGAGAAGCAGGAAAAAGTAGCGGAGCGTCAGGCAGAATTGGACAAGGCCACGGCTCAGGGCGTTGCGCGCAAAAAGATCGAAAAACGGCAGCAGAAATTGCGTGAAGCGCAAGACGAACTGAAAGAAGCCGAAAAGGTTCGTGACACGATGCAGCAGGACGCCAAGAAATAA